A genome region from Mycolicibacterium litorale includes the following:
- a CDS encoding lysophospholipid acyltransferase family protein translates to MAGISDVLDWARHQVSSRVPKADLDQRDADYIREQLPGTWLLASLYFRADVRGLDRIPREGAVLLVGNHSGGNIPPDTFVFTLAFCSYFGVERPFYQLAHNLVVSAPGLGWLRKFGTVAANHDNARLALESGAALLVYPGGDYEVFRPSWERHRVDFGGRKGYVRLAREAGVPIVPVASVGGQEAALFLDRGQWLARLLMVDKLARLKSVPILLAPPWGLVISDLIPRLPLPTKIVIEVQEPIDAADIADADDDVINDKVVASLQGGVDRLASERRFPVIG, encoded by the coding sequence ATGGCGGGGATCAGCGACGTTCTCGATTGGGCCAGACACCAGGTGTCGTCCCGGGTGCCGAAGGCGGACCTGGATCAGCGCGACGCCGACTACATCCGCGAGCAGTTGCCCGGCACGTGGTTGCTGGCATCGCTGTACTTCCGCGCGGACGTGCGAGGTCTCGACCGCATCCCGCGCGAAGGTGCCGTGCTGCTGGTGGGCAACCACAGCGGCGGCAACATCCCGCCCGACACGTTCGTCTTCACCTTGGCCTTCTGCTCGTACTTCGGTGTCGAGCGGCCGTTCTACCAGCTCGCCCACAACCTCGTGGTGTCCGCGCCGGGGCTGGGCTGGCTGCGCAAGTTCGGCACGGTCGCGGCCAACCACGACAACGCCCGGCTGGCCCTGGAGTCCGGTGCCGCGCTGCTGGTCTACCCGGGCGGCGACTACGAGGTGTTCCGGCCGTCGTGGGAACGCCACCGAGTCGACTTCGGTGGCCGCAAGGGGTACGTGCGGCTGGCCCGCGAGGCGGGCGTGCCGATCGTGCCCGTCGCCAGTGTCGGCGGTCAGGAGGCGGCGCTGTTCCTCGACCGCGGCCAGTGGCTGGCGCGGCTGCTGATGGTGGACAAGCTGGCGCGCTTGAAGAGTGTGCCGATCCTGCTGGCGCCGCCGTGGGGGCTGGTGATCAGCGACCTCATCCCGCGGCTGCCGCTGCCCACGAAGATCGTCATCGAGGTGCAGGAACCGATCGACGCCGCCGACATCGCCGACGCCGACGACGACGTCATCAACGACAAGGTGGTCGCCAGCCTGCAGGGTGGGGTGGACAGGCTGGCCTCGGAGCGACGCTTCCCGGTGATCGGCTGA
- a CDS encoding SRPBCC family protein, which translates to MRLERRCVVDADRDTVWKVVSNPDCYPEFMASLERWETVTEGPADIGSRYTAHWKVGSVPIGGVVEIVEFDPGRDLAWIGITGVPMRGRFRLRDCSDGRTKVTFRLSYEAPGGLLGLIADRVASRQVGRTMGETVKRLKAMVEG; encoded by the coding sequence ATGAGGCTCGAACGGCGGTGCGTCGTCGACGCCGACCGCGACACGGTGTGGAAGGTGGTCAGCAACCCGGACTGCTACCCGGAGTTCATGGCCAGCCTCGAGCGCTGGGAAACGGTGACCGAGGGCCCGGCCGACATCGGTTCCCGCTACACGGCGCACTGGAAGGTGGGTTCGGTCCCGATCGGCGGTGTGGTCGAGATCGTGGAGTTCGACCCGGGCCGCGACCTGGCGTGGATCGGCATCACCGGGGTGCCCATGCGGGGCCGCTTCCGGCTGCGGGACTGCAGCGACGGCCGCACCAAGGTCACGTTCCGGCTGTCCTACGAGGCGCCGGGCGGGCTGCTGGGGCTGATCGCCGACCGGGTCGCGTCGCGTCAGGTGGGGCGCACCATGGGGGAGACCGTCAAGCGGCTCAAGGCGATGGTGGAGGGCTGA
- a CDS encoding SDR family NAD(P)-dependent oxidoreductase, whose amino-acid sequence MAQATKLALVTGASTGIGFELARQFAQHGYDLVVAADEAQIHVAAQELSGTGRKVTPVEVDLRTEDGVAGLYQQATADGRRLDAAAINAGIGRAGRFVDGDLNEDLAIVDLNVRSTVHLARLVLGDMVDRGSGRVLFTSSTVAAMPGSYQSIYNASKSFVQSFAEALHDELRDTGVSVTALMPGPVDTEFFTRAKMRNTPVGGPLPKDDPADVARQGYEALMRGDRKVVASSLMSKALGAANTVLPDAVKARLNRLIARPMDR is encoded by the coding sequence ATGGCTCAAGCAACGAAGCTCGCGTTGGTCACCGGAGCGTCGACAGGGATCGGGTTCGAACTGGCCAGACAGTTCGCCCAGCACGGTTACGACCTGGTCGTCGCGGCCGACGAAGCGCAGATTCACGTTGCCGCGCAAGAACTCTCGGGAACCGGCCGGAAGGTGACGCCCGTCGAGGTGGACCTGAGGACCGAGGACGGCGTCGCCGGCCTGTACCAGCAGGCCACAGCGGACGGCCGCCGGCTGGATGCCGCGGCGATCAACGCGGGGATCGGCCGCGCGGGCCGGTTCGTCGACGGCGACCTGAACGAGGACCTCGCGATCGTCGACCTCAACGTGCGGTCCACTGTGCACCTGGCGCGGCTGGTGCTGGGCGACATGGTCGACCGCGGCAGCGGGCGCGTGCTGTTCACGTCCTCGACCGTGGCCGCGATGCCCGGGTCGTACCAGAGCATCTACAACGCGTCGAAGTCCTTCGTGCAGAGCTTCGCCGAGGCGTTACACGACGAACTGCGCGACACCGGTGTCTCGGTCACCGCGCTGATGCCCGGACCCGTCGACACCGAGTTCTTCACCCGCGCCAAGATGCGCAACACCCCGGTCGGCGGTCCGCTGCCGAAGGACGACCCGGCCGATGTCGCCCGGCAGGGCTACGAGGCGTTGATGCGCGGCGATCGGAAGGTGGTCGCGTCGTCGCTGATGTCGAAGGCGCTGGGCGCGGCCAACACCGTGCTGCCCGACGCTGTCAAAGCGCGGCTCAACCGGCTGATCGCGCGGCCGATGGATCGCTGA
- the malQ gene encoding 4-alpha-glucanotransferase, translating to MTDLSPTLVELAARHGVATDYEDWSGTRVAVPESTLIAVLAALGVQAADDDERAAALREHDRRYWQRSLPPTILGRTGRTSTFWVHVTHGDDVEVWVALDDGSVRTALRQLRNDTPPFDLDGRLVGEASFELPDDLPLGYHRVHMRTGSFEADAPLIVSPATLPVPPRLGDRRSWGLATQLYSVRSERSWGVGDLTDLTDLAVWSAACHSAGFILVNPLHAAAPAAPMEPSPYLPTSRRFVNPLYLRPEAIPEYAELRHRGRLRRARTEVQARARRKPLVDRDAAWRAKRAALATIYRVERSAGRELAYAGYRARQGRALDDFAVWCALAEKYGNDWHAWPADLQHPAGDAVAAFAAANADEVDFHRWLQWQLDEQLTAAHATAIGAGMDVGVMHDLAVGVDPNGADAWALQEVLALGVTAGAPPDEFNQLGQDWSQPPWRPDQLVEQAYAPFRALVEGVLRHAGGVRIDHIIGLFRLWWIPRGAAPTDGTYVRYDHEAMIGIVALEAHRAGAVVVGEDLGTVEPWVRDYLHDRGLFGTSILWFENDRDGSGGPLPAERWREYCLSAVTTHDLPPTAGYLAGEHVRLRDELGLLTRPAAEELADDRAAQAAWLAELRRVELLPAHEDGDAEPDADTVILALHRYLGRSPSKLLALSLADAVGDLKTQNQPGTSDEYPNWRVPLRGPDGRQRLVEDVFRDPRAAALAAVMGALVRPAM from the coding sequence ATGACCGACCTGTCCCCGACCCTGGTAGAACTCGCGGCCCGCCACGGTGTCGCCACCGACTACGAGGACTGGAGCGGTACCCGGGTCGCCGTCCCCGAGTCGACGCTGATCGCGGTCCTCGCCGCTCTCGGCGTGCAGGCGGCCGACGACGACGAGCGGGCCGCGGCGCTGCGCGAACACGACCGCAGGTACTGGCAGCGCTCGCTGCCGCCCACCATCCTGGGCCGCACCGGCCGTACGTCGACTTTCTGGGTGCACGTCACCCACGGCGACGACGTGGAGGTGTGGGTCGCACTCGACGACGGGTCGGTCCGTACCGCATTGCGGCAATTGCGCAATGACACTCCGCCTTTCGACCTCGACGGCCGCCTGGTCGGCGAGGCCAGCTTCGAGCTGCCCGACGACCTGCCGCTGGGCTACCACCGGGTACACATGCGGACGGGATCCTTCGAGGCCGACGCCCCGCTGATCGTCTCCCCCGCCACGCTGCCCGTGCCGCCGCGGCTGGGTGATCGTCGCAGCTGGGGCCTGGCGACCCAGCTCTACAGTGTCCGTTCCGAGCGCTCCTGGGGGGTCGGCGACCTGACCGACCTGACGGATCTCGCGGTGTGGTCGGCGGCGTGTCACAGCGCCGGGTTCATCCTGGTCAATCCGCTGCACGCGGCCGCTCCGGCCGCCCCGATGGAGCCCTCCCCGTACCTGCCGACCTCGCGGCGCTTCGTCAACCCGCTGTACCTGCGGCCCGAGGCGATCCCGGAGTACGCCGAACTCCGCCACCGCGGCCGGTTGCGCCGTGCCCGCACCGAGGTGCAGGCCCGCGCGCGGCGGAAACCGCTCGTCGACCGGGACGCGGCGTGGCGGGCCAAGCGGGCGGCGCTGGCCACCATCTATCGCGTCGAGCGCTCGGCAGGTCGTGAACTCGCCTACGCCGGCTACCGGGCCCGGCAGGGCCGTGCCCTCGACGACTTCGCTGTCTGGTGTGCGCTCGCCGAGAAGTACGGCAACGACTGGCACGCGTGGCCGGCGGACCTGCAGCATCCGGCCGGCGACGCGGTGGCCGCGTTCGCCGCCGCCAACGCCGACGAGGTCGACTTCCACCGCTGGCTGCAGTGGCAGCTCGACGAACAGCTGACCGCCGCGCATGCCACCGCGATCGGCGCGGGAATGGACGTCGGGGTCATGCACGACCTCGCCGTCGGCGTCGATCCCAACGGCGCCGACGCGTGGGCGCTGCAGGAGGTGTTGGCCCTCGGCGTCACCGCGGGCGCCCCGCCCGACGAGTTCAACCAGCTCGGCCAGGACTGGTCGCAGCCGCCGTGGCGGCCCGACCAGCTCGTCGAACAGGCGTACGCCCCGTTCCGCGCCCTGGTCGAAGGGGTGCTGCGGCATGCAGGCGGCGTCCGGATCGACCACATCATCGGGCTGTTCCGGCTGTGGTGGATCCCGCGCGGCGCCGCACCGACGGACGGCACCTACGTGCGCTACGACCACGAGGCGATGATCGGCATCGTCGCCCTCGAGGCGCACCGCGCCGGGGCGGTGGTGGTCGGCGAGGATCTCGGCACCGTCGAACCCTGGGTGCGTGACTACCTGCACGACCGCGGCCTGTTCGGCACCTCGATCCTGTGGTTCGAGAACGATCGCGACGGCAGCGGTGGACCACTGCCGGCCGAGCGGTGGCGGGAGTACTGCCTCTCCGCGGTGACGACGCACGACCTGCCGCCCACCGCGGGTTACCTGGCCGGCGAACACGTGCGGCTGCGCGACGAACTGGGGCTGCTCACCCGCCCGGCCGCCGAAGAACTCGCCGACGACCGGGCCGCCCAGGCCGCCTGGCTGGCCGAGCTGAGGCGGGTCGAGCTGCTGCCCGCCCATGAGGACGGCGACGCCGAGCCCGACGCCGACACCGTGATCCTCGCGCTGCACCGCTATCTCGGGCGCAGCCCGTCGAAACTGCTGGCGCTTTCACTCGCCGACGCCGTGGGCGATCTGAAGACCCAGAACCAGCCCGGGACCAGCGACGAGTATCCGAACTGGCGGGTGCCGCTGCGCGGTCCCGACGGCAGGCAACGCCTCGTCGAGGACGTGTTCAGGGATCCACGGGCAGCCGCACTCGCCGCGGTCATGGGTGCGTTGGTGCGCCCGGCGATGTAA
- a CDS encoding MFS transporter, producing MASGVLDEAVRDRRARVAVGAQFLTNGALFANLLPRYPEIKADLALSNAVYGITIAAFSAGAFVAGLTAAALIRRFTSARVAVAGTVAIAIFMFAAGLAPSPVLLAGALFLAGASDAVTDVAQNAHALRVQRHYGRSIINSVHAVWAGGAVLGGLMGAGAIALHIPRAVHLGVAAAVFIVVVLIAYRFMLPGADHDDHPAAAQAAAERVSGRKVYLLLTLLAVIAIAGATVEDAGSSWATLYLRDSVGAPGAVAAFGYIALVAFLFVGRLIGDRLVDRFGETRVARAGGALAAAGMGAALAFPSVPATIAGFAAAGLGVATAIPAAMHCADQLPGLRPGTGLTVVTWLLRIGFLASPPVVGLVADSTSLRVGLLSVPLAGLVIVVLAGVLNVRARPGP from the coding sequence ATGGCGTCCGGAGTGCTCGACGAGGCGGTGCGCGACCGGCGAGCGCGGGTCGCGGTGGGTGCGCAGTTCCTCACCAACGGGGCGCTGTTCGCGAACCTGCTGCCGCGCTACCCGGAGATCAAGGCCGACCTCGCGTTGTCCAACGCCGTGTACGGGATCACGATCGCCGCGTTCTCCGCGGGCGCGTTCGTCGCCGGGCTCACCGCGGCCGCCCTGATCCGGCGATTCACCTCGGCCCGGGTCGCCGTCGCCGGGACCGTCGCCATCGCGATCTTCATGTTCGCGGCGGGCCTGGCGCCGTCGCCGGTACTGCTGGCGGGTGCGCTGTTCCTCGCGGGCGCCTCGGATGCGGTCACCGACGTCGCCCAGAACGCGCACGCCCTGCGGGTGCAGCGCCACTACGGGCGGTCGATCATCAACTCGGTGCACGCCGTGTGGGCCGGCGGCGCCGTCCTCGGCGGCCTCATGGGGGCGGGCGCCATCGCCCTGCACATCCCGCGTGCGGTCCACCTGGGCGTGGCCGCCGCGGTGTTCATCGTGGTGGTCCTGATCGCCTACCGCTTCATGCTGCCGGGCGCCGACCACGACGATCATCCGGCGGCCGCACAGGCCGCCGCCGAACGCGTCTCCGGGCGCAAGGTGTATCTCCTGCTGACGCTGCTCGCGGTCATCGCGATCGCCGGCGCCACCGTCGAAGACGCCGGAAGCTCCTGGGCGACCCTGTATCTGCGCGACAGTGTCGGGGCGCCGGGCGCCGTCGCGGCGTTCGGGTACATCGCATTGGTCGCGTTCCTGTTCGTCGGCCGGCTGATCGGCGACCGCCTGGTCGACCGGTTCGGCGAAACCCGGGTGGCCCGCGCCGGGGGAGCGCTGGCCGCGGCCGGCATGGGCGCCGCACTGGCGTTTCCGAGCGTGCCCGCGACCATCGCCGGATTCGCGGCCGCGGGCCTCGGCGTGGCCACCGCGATCCCCGCCGCCATGCACTGCGCCGATCAACTTCCCGGCCTGCGTCCGGGGACCGGCCTGACGGTCGTCACCTGGTTGCTGCGTATCGGCTTCCTGGCGTCGCCGCCCGTCGTCGGCCTGGTCGCCGACTCCACGAGCCTGCGGGTCGGATTGCTCAGCGTCCCGCTCGCGGGATTGGTGATCGTGGTGCTCGCGGGCGTGCTGAATGTGAGGGCGCGACCGGGACCGTGA
- a CDS encoding carboxylesterase/lipase family protein: MTTESTGASGRTAAAEPVVDTEHGPVRGTDDGVVKAWKGIRYAAPPVGELRWRAPEPPKPWSEVADARRVGPVCPQPTDPRIPIDLGGVQDEDSLRLNVWAPSGTAAGDGKPVMVWVHGGAYVLGSANQPLYHGRALTSGGDVIVVTVNYRVGAFGFLDLSAFTTSRTRFDTNPGLRDVLAALHWVQNNIAAFGGDPARVTLFGESAGGGIVTTLMTSPAAAGLFSAAIAQSSPATSVYSADRGRRTAEQFLERLGVAPADANRLVDAPLPAVLSASKRLFDEVPVRTPGTLAFAPIVDGDVVPDLPVKVARAGRSLAVPLIIGTNKHEAALFRWMKSPLMPITPQAISSMFAQIATEQPGLQIPSEADLVGAYSGLRGKARGMGVARDIGFRMPSVWFAEGHSTVAPVYLYRFDFATPMLRLLRLGAAHATELPYVWGNLVAGPKDPTFKLGGLKAGTAVSDRLRRRWTSFAASGAPAGAPQWRPYRLDDRATLVVDSDDTVVTDLDADLRTAWGDEVLSFQ, encoded by the coding sequence GTGACAACGGAATCAACCGGGGCATCCGGCCGGACGGCAGCCGCCGAGCCGGTCGTCGATACCGAGCACGGACCGGTCCGCGGGACCGATGACGGAGTCGTCAAGGCCTGGAAGGGGATTCGCTACGCCGCGCCGCCGGTCGGCGAATTGCGCTGGCGCGCCCCGGAACCGCCGAAGCCGTGGAGTGAGGTCGCCGATGCGCGCCGTGTCGGTCCGGTCTGCCCTCAGCCGACGGATCCGCGGATCCCCATCGACCTCGGTGGCGTGCAGGACGAGGACAGTCTGCGGCTCAACGTGTGGGCCCCGTCGGGCACCGCCGCCGGCGACGGCAAACCCGTGATGGTGTGGGTGCACGGCGGCGCCTACGTCCTGGGCTCGGCGAATCAACCGCTCTACCACGGCCGGGCACTGACCTCGGGCGGCGACGTCATCGTCGTCACGGTCAACTACCGCGTCGGCGCGTTCGGATTCCTCGACCTGTCGGCGTTCACCACGTCGCGCACCAGGTTCGACACCAATCCCGGTCTGCGGGACGTGCTCGCGGCGTTGCACTGGGTGCAGAACAACATCGCGGCGTTCGGGGGTGACCCGGCACGCGTCACGCTGTTCGGGGAGTCCGCGGGCGGCGGGATCGTCACCACGCTGATGACCAGCCCCGCGGCGGCGGGGCTGTTCTCGGCGGCCATCGCCCAGAGTTCGCCGGCGACGTCGGTCTACAGCGCCGACCGCGGCCGGCGCACCGCCGAGCAGTTTCTCGAGCGGCTCGGGGTGGCGCCCGCCGACGCGAACCGCCTCGTCGATGCGCCGCTGCCCGCTGTGCTCTCGGCGTCCAAACGCCTCTTCGACGAGGTTCCCGTGCGCACACCCGGGACGCTGGCATTCGCGCCGATCGTCGACGGCGACGTCGTGCCCGACCTTCCGGTGAAGGTGGCCAGGGCCGGCCGATCTCTGGCGGTGCCGCTGATCATCGGCACCAACAAGCACGAGGCGGCGCTGTTCCGGTGGATGAAGTCCCCGCTCATGCCGATCACCCCGCAGGCCATCAGCTCGATGTTCGCCCAGATCGCCACCGAACAACCGGGGCTGCAGATCCCGTCGGAGGCCGACCTCGTGGGCGCCTACTCGGGGCTGCGCGGTAAGGCCCGCGGTATGGGCGTGGCCCGTGACATCGGCTTCCGCATGCCGTCGGTGTGGTTCGCCGAGGGGCACAGCACCGTCGCGCCGGTCTATCTGTACCGCTTCGACTTCGCCACGCCGATGCTGCGGCTGCTGCGCCTCGGCGCCGCACACGCGACCGAATTGCCGTACGTCTGGGGCAATCTGGTGGCAGGCCCGAAGGACCCGACGTTCAAGCTGGGCGGGTTGAAGGCGGGGACCGCTGTCTCCGACCGGCTGCGCCGCCGCTGGACCAGCTTCGCCGCCTCCGGAGCACCCGCGGGGGCACCGCAGTGGCGGCCGTACCGGCTCGACGACCGCGCCACCCTGGTGGTCGACAGCGACGACACCGTCGTCACCGACCTGGACGCCGACCTGCGCACCGCCTGGGGTGACGAGGTGCTCAGTTTCCAATAG
- a CDS encoding sterol desaturase family protein has protein sequence MGAVVDAVRGFLDVLPPQMREPVLFAIPFFLLLLIVEWTAARRLEHVEADRAPAGAYVARDAWTSLSMGLVSVVTMAVWKFGALIGYAALYTYVAPWQLPSTQWYTWVIAIVGVDLLFYGYHRIAHRVRLIWATHQAHHSSEYYNFATALRQKWNNSGEILMWLPLPLLGVPPWMVFASFSISLIYQFWIHTERIGTLWRPFEFVFNTPSHHRVHHGRDAEYLDRNYGGILIIWDRLFGTFQAELFRPHYGLTKPVNTYNIWRLQTHEYRAIARDVRRATRWRDRLGYAFGPPGWTPAAARHVEDTAPVRA, from the coding sequence ATGGGCGCAGTCGTCGACGCGGTCCGCGGGTTCCTGGACGTGTTGCCGCCGCAGATGCGTGAACCGGTGTTGTTCGCGATCCCGTTCTTCCTGCTGCTGCTGATCGTCGAGTGGACCGCCGCCCGCCGACTCGAACATGTCGAGGCCGACCGCGCGCCGGCCGGGGCGTACGTCGCCCGCGACGCGTGGACCAGCCTGTCGATGGGGCTGGTCTCGGTCGTGACGATGGCGGTGTGGAAGTTCGGCGCGCTGATCGGCTATGCGGCGCTCTACACCTATGTCGCACCGTGGCAGCTCCCGTCGACCCAGTGGTACACCTGGGTGATCGCGATCGTCGGTGTCGACCTGCTCTTCTACGGCTACCACCGCATCGCGCACCGGGTCCGGCTCATCTGGGCGACCCACCAGGCGCATCACTCCAGCGAGTACTACAACTTCGCCACCGCGCTGCGCCAGAAGTGGAACAACAGCGGCGAGATCCTGATGTGGCTTCCGTTGCCGCTGTTGGGCGTTCCGCCGTGGATGGTGTTCGCCAGCTTCTCGATCAGCCTGATCTACCAATTCTGGATCCACACCGAGCGCATCGGCACGCTGTGGCGGCCTTTCGAGTTCGTGTTCAACACACCGTCGCACCACCGCGTGCACCACGGCAGGGACGCGGAATATCTCGACCGCAACTACGGCGGGATCCTGATCATCTGGGATCGCCTGTTCGGCACGTTCCAAGCGGAGCTGTTCCGCCCGCACTACGGGTTGACCAAACCGGTGAACACCTACAACATCTGGCGCCTGCAGACACACGAGTACAGGGCCATCGCCCGCGACGTCCGCCGCGCCACCCGGTGGCGTGACCGCCTCGGCTACGCCTTCGGCCCGCCGGGATGGACACCGGCAGCAGCCCGACACGTGGAGGACACTGCCCCCGTTCGTGCGTGA
- a CDS encoding cation:proton antiporter regulatory subunit, with product MDVKEVLLPGVGLRFEFDNRDGDRIGVVARRTGEFEVVVYPKEDPDFAQQVFRLTGEEAEALAQILGAPRIAERFADLTREVPGLNAGQVLVRAGSPFVDRPLGDTRARTRTGASIVAIVRDEEVLASPGPADLLRAGDVLVVIGTEEGLAGVEIIVSQGHAGETHQPGPPGRG from the coding sequence ATGGATGTCAAAGAGGTTCTGCTGCCCGGCGTAGGGCTGCGGTTCGAGTTCGACAACCGCGACGGTGACCGCATCGGTGTGGTCGCCCGGCGCACGGGTGAATTCGAGGTGGTGGTCTACCCGAAGGAGGACCCGGACTTCGCCCAGCAGGTGTTCCGGCTGACCGGAGAGGAAGCCGAGGCGCTGGCCCAGATCCTCGGCGCCCCGCGGATCGCCGAGCGGTTCGCCGACCTCACCCGGGAGGTGCCCGGCCTCAACGCCGGACAGGTGCTCGTGCGGGCAGGCAGCCCCTTCGTCGACCGACCGCTCGGAGACACCCGCGCCCGCACCCGCACCGGCGCGTCCATCGTCGCGATCGTCCGGGACGAGGAGGTGCTGGCGTCGCCCGGCCCGGCCGACCTGCTGCGCGCCGGCGACGTGCTGGTGGTGATCGGCACAGAAGAGGGTCTGGCCGGCGTCGAGATCATCGTCAGCCAGGGCCACGCGGGGGAGACCCACCAGCCCGGTCCGCCCGGCCGAGGCTG